The segment ATGGGCTACCTGCACTTGAAGGACGTCCTGGAGGAGGACCCCGCCAAGCGGGTGCGTAAGATCGCCGCCAAGCGCATCAGGCCCATGCCCACCCTGGCCGCCGACGAGCCCCTCGACTCGGCCCTTCGCTTGATGCAGGAGCGCGGCACCCACCTGGCTCGGGTGCACGAGCCGGACGGCAGGTTCATCGGCGTGGTGACCCTGGAGGACGTGCTGGAGGAGCTGGTAGGGGTAATCCGGGACGCCACCCAGTCGGCCTAGAAGCTCATGGGTCCCGGCGGCGTACGAACTCGCTGAACCTGAGGAGCAGGTCGTCGGTCTGAAGCCTCACGGCCTTCAGGTCGAGGGCCATCAAATCGGTCGGAGTCCCCTCGGAGAGTCCCCGCACTTCATCGAGCCTGCCCTGCAATGCGGCAGAAAGCGGCCCGGCCGGCTCCAGCTCCAACGCCTCGGTGAGGTACCTCAGCATCGAGTGAAGCTGCTGCATCACCCCGAAGACCTCGAACATCTGCCCGGCGACCTTCGGCGAGCTGCGCCAGGTAGACCCTTTGAACGTCAGCTGAGTCACCTTCTGGCCGGCGCCGAAACAGTCGTAGGCGATACAACCCGGGAACCCCTCGGGCCGCAGGCGCTCGTGGATGCTGCAGCGAAAGTCGGTTGTGAGCTTCGGGCAGGGTTTGCCCGCCGGCTTGCTGATCGCGAAGTCCGAGGAGACCGCAAAGGCCGGGGCGACACAACAGAGCCCGCAACACTTCTCGCAGTCGGGCTTGAGGTCCGGGCCGGGGGCATAGGGCACGGTTGAAGGTTAACCGTGGTTTGCCGCCACTACACTTCTGCCGATGGCAGACGAGCAACAGGTCGAGATGCTTCTCAACTCCGTGGGCGAGTGGAACGGCTGGAGGGCGCGCAACCTCAAAACCCGGCCGAACCTTCGGCACGCGGACCTGACGAAAGCCAACCTGAGGAGAGCCGATCTAAGGCGGGCGGACCTGCGCGAGGCGGTTCTCCACCGCGCGAGCCTCAGCGAAGCCCGCCTCGGCGGAGCCGACCTCACCCGGGCAACCCTCAACGAGTCGGATCTCATTGCGGCCGACCTGAGCAAGGCGGTGTTCGCCCGGGCCTCTCTCGTAGGGGCTTTGATGCTGGGGGCAAACCTCCGGGGCGCCGACCTCAGCGTGGCCGATCTCCGGGGCGCCGACCTTCGTGGTGCCGACCTGAGGGGAGCCGATCTGTCGCAGAGCTTCTTTCTGGTCCAGACCCAGGTCGAGTCGGCAACCGGCGACCTGCAGACCGGGCTTCCGCCCTCCATCACGCGGCCGCACCACTGGGGCGACCTGGAAAATAAGGGGAACAGGCTTTAGGCGCGCACCTTCTTGCCGGTAGGTCGGATCTAACCTCCTGGTCGGGAAGCAGCATCACGACG is part of the Actinomycetota bacterium genome and harbors:
- a CDS encoding pentapeptide repeat-containing protein; its protein translation is MADEQQVEMLLNSVGEWNGWRARNLKTRPNLRHADLTKANLRRADLRRADLREAVLHRASLSEARLGGADLTRATLNESDLIAADLSKAVFARASLVGALMLGANLRGADLSVADLRGADLRGADLRGADLSQSFFLVQTQVESATGDLQTGLPPSITRPHHWGDLENKGNRL